In one Butyrivibrio proteoclasticus B316 genomic region, the following are encoded:
- a CDS encoding LacI family DNA-binding transcriptional regulator codes for MTDDKITIDDVAKALGISKTTVSRAISGKGRVGNSTRAKVMEFIEKHNYRPNVMARALAQQRTFNIGVVWPCDYNAVDLPFFQRCMIGMSEITSSFGYDIVVSLIAGDDLSSLKRIIENHKVDGVVLTRTMVNDTPAMYLKESGVPFVAIGKTDDPDIITVDNDNLGACKELTSILLAKGLRKLALIGGSTNHIITRTRYEGFVDAFESMGLEVDQNLVYLDIENNIKIGGIIKTLLKKNIDGVICMDDSIAGEVISRCRDEHIRIPDDLRVASFYNSSLLESTVPSVTSLNFNDRNLGAEAARTLLAIIAGENAQSKMLKNYEVILKESTK; via the coding sequence ATGACTGACGATAAAATTACAATTGATGACGTGGCCAAGGCTCTTGGTATTTCCAAGACTACTGTTTCCAGGGCTATTTCCGGAAAGGGAAGAGTCGGCAACAGTACCAGAGCCAAGGTTATGGAATTTATTGAAAAGCACAATTACAGGCCTAATGTCATGGCCAGGGCGCTTGCTCAGCAGAGGACTTTTAATATCGGCGTCGTCTGGCCCTGTGATTATAACGCTGTAGATCTTCCTTTTTTCCAGAGATGTATGATAGGAATGAGTGAGATCACATCGAGTTTTGGTTATGATATAGTGGTGTCGCTTATTGCAGGTGATGATCTGTCCAGTTTGAAGAGAATAATTGAGAATCATAAGGTTGATGGCGTTGTGCTGACCAGAACAATGGTCAATGATACACCGGCAATGTATCTCAAAGAGTCGGGGGTTCCCTTTGTTGCCATCGGTAAGACTGATGATCCTGATATTATTACTGTGGACAATGACAATCTTGGAGCGTGCAAGGAACTTACATCTATACTGCTTGCAAAAGGACTCAGGAAGCTTGCACTGATAGGTGGTTCTACCAACCATATTATTACCAGGACCAGATACGAGGGTTTTGTTGATGCTTTTGAGAGTATGGGACTTGAAGTTGATCAGAATCTTGTCTATCTGGATATTGAGAATAATATCAAAATAGGCGGTATTATCAAAACGCTTCTTAAGAAAAATATAGACGGTGTTATCTGTATGGATGACAGTATCGCAGGAGAGGTTATTTCAAGATGCCGTGATGAACATATAAGAATTCCCGATGATCTGCGGGTTGCGTCTTTTTATAATAGCTCGCTTCTTGAGAGTACTGTTCCTTCAGTTACATCCCTTAATTTTAACGACAGAAATCTTGGAGCTGAGGCGGCCAGAACTCTGCTGGCGATAATAGCAGGAGAGAATGCTCAGAGCAAGATGCTCAAGAATTACGAAGTAATTTTAAAAGAAAGTACTAAGTGA
- a CDS encoding sugar ABC transporter permease yields MANTNMSSMKRKRAVGNFFGYVLLIVISLIWLFPYFGLLMASFRSFDASIEYGGVVDYIIPHTFSLDNYRFLFNGQTNYVRWYANTLVISIFVSLFNTCIVLCVSYALSRMRFAGRTFLMRFWLVLGMFPGFLTMICLYFLLKQMGLTQAGAIPGLILVSVASSGMGYYVCKGYFDTIPKALDEAARIDGASRARVFFQMIIPMAKPIIIYTALVAFMGPWCDYVFASYIAFGHDASYNVAVAMQRWMVVGDYQGYFTRFCAGGIVVAVPVTILFMFLQKYYVEGVTGGAVKG; encoded by the coding sequence ATGGCTAATACTAATATGAGTTCTATGAAAAGAAAAAGAGCTGTAGGCAATTTCTTCGGCTATGTTTTACTTATTGTCATAAGCCTTATATGGCTGTTCCCATATTTTGGACTTCTTATGGCAAGCTTTAGATCTTTTGATGCTTCTATAGAGTATGGCGGAGTTGTAGACTACATAATTCCTCACACATTTTCGCTTGATAACTACAGGTTTTTGTTTAATGGCCAGACCAATTATGTTAGATGGTATGCCAATACACTTGTTATCTCTATATTTGTATCACTGTTTAACACATGTATTGTTCTTTGCGTAAGTTATGCACTTTCACGAATGAGATTTGCCGGAAGAACATTCCTTATGAGATTCTGGCTGGTTCTGGGAATGTTCCCTGGATTCCTTACAATGATCTGTCTGTATTTCCTTCTCAAACAGATGGGACTTACTCAGGCAGGCGCTATTCCGGGACTCATTCTTGTATCTGTAGCAAGCTCAGGTATGGGCTACTACGTATGTAAGGGTTACTTTGACACGATTCCCAAGGCACTTGATGAGGCAGCCAGAATTGACGGTGCTTCCCGCGCAAGAGTCTTTTTCCAGATGATAATCCCTATGGCTAAGCCAATTATCATTTACACAGCTCTTGTAGCATTTATGGGACCATGGTGTGATTACGTTTTTGCTTCATATATTGCTTTTGGACATGATGCAAGTTACAATGTAGCAGTTGCCATGCAGAGATGGATGGTTGTAGGGGACTATCAGGGTTACTTCACAAGATTCTGCGCAGGTGGAATTGTTGTTGCGGTTCCTGTTACAATTTTGTTCATGTTCCTTCAGAAATACTACGTAGAGGGTGTTACTGGTGGAGCGGTAAAGGGCTGA